From a single Candoia aspera isolate rCanAsp1 chromosome 2, rCanAsp1.hap2, whole genome shotgun sequence genomic region:
- the LOC134492153 gene encoding zinc finger protein 502-like, which translates to MMHTEEKPYKCIECGKTFIRSSQLTCHKRIYRGEKPHICMECGKSFRDNASLKGHKRIHTGEKPHKCMECEITFIRRCQLTCHKRIHTGEKPHKCMECGKGFCDNASLKGHKRIHAWEKPYKCMECGKTFIQSSQLTCHKRIHTGEKPYKCMECGKTVRMEAESEEEEDQLIAEKARESLEQQDPEPLIEDRQKADSPPPIGVRQRRLEKRAEQREKRLTPA; encoded by the coding sequence ATGATGCACACagaggagaagccatataaatgcattgagtgtggaaagacctttattcggaGTAGtcaacttacttgccataaaaggatctACAGAGGGGAGAAGCCACATatatgcatggagtgtggaaagagcttccgtGACAATGCATCCCTTAAGGGCCAtaagaggatccacacaggggagaagccacatAAATGCATGGAATGCGAAATTACCTTTATTCGGAGATGtcaacttacttgccataaaaggatccacacaggggagaagccacataaatgcatggagtgtggaaagggcttctgtGACAATGCATCCCTTAAGGGACATAAGAGGATCCATGCatgggagaagccatataagtgcatggagtgtggaaagacctttattcaaaGCAGtcaacttacttgccataaaaggatccacacaggggagaagccatataaatgcatggaatgtggaaagactgtcaggatggaggctgagtctgaggaggaggaggatcaacTAATTGCAGAAAAAGCAAGGGAAagccttgagcagcaagatccagagccacTGATTGAAGACAGACAGAAGGCAGATTCTCCACCCCCTATCGGTGTGCGAcaaaggaggctggagaagcgggcTGAGCAGCGAGAGAAGCGGTTAACTCCTGCCTGA
- the LOC134489826 gene encoding zinc finger and SCAN domain-containing protein 30-like: protein MACCGHSCGHRNRPLNVNEEAFGDPEDSLDPPGVVLQERGRMETQALASEGSGKGPSAVRPGSCGEIWARTGQGILEEETIRSEVWPWDFRSFRYLEAEGPRGLCSRLHSFCSRWLRPEKHTKAQMLDRVVLEQFLALLPLQMESWVRECGAESSCQGVALVEGFLLSQVEEQKEQVELQVRDLHLGSPEGFERNKRWV from the coding sequence ATGGCCTGCTGCGGCCATTCCTGCGGCCACAGGAACCGTCCTCTGAATGTGAATGAAGAGGCGTTTGGAGATCCAGAGGATTCCTTGGACCCACCTGGAGTTGTGCTACAGGAGAGAGGAAGAATGGAGACACAAGCCTTAGCAAGTGAGGGAAGTGGAAAAGGCCCTTCTGCTGTTcggcctgggagctgtggggagaTCTGGGCCAGAACCGGTCAGGGGATCCTGGAGGAGGAAACCATCCGTTCAGAAGTTTGGCCCTGGGACTTCAGGAGCTTCCGATATCTGGAGGCTGAGGGTCCCCGAGGACTCTGCAGCCGACTCCACTCCTTTTGCAGTCGATGGTTGAGACCGGAAAAGCACACCAAAGCGCAGATGCTGGACCGGGTTgttctggagcagttcctggccctgctgcccctgcagatggagagctgggtgcgggagtgtggAGCAGAGAGCAGCTGCCAGGGGGTGGCCCTGGTggaaggcttcctcctgagccaggtggaggagcagaaggagcaaGTCGAGCTGCAGGTGAGAGACCTTCATCTTGGAAGCCCCGAAGGGTTTGAACGGAATAAACGATGGGTTTGA